The region ACTACCCCCTCTGATTTGAGTAATTGGTTAGTTTTTCCCCCTTCCCCCCCATTAAGCGTTAAAGTGTGTAACAAAAAACAAAAGTAAAAGGTACAACTGTATATAATATATTACAAAAAGAAATCAAAATCATACCACCGATTTAACTGATTAATAGCGGACCACTGATTAAAATGATTATTATGATTTTTAACTAAGAAAAAATGATAATTTTAGATAGGAGCAGACGATGTATTATTATGTAGAATACAGATTCCGATACACTTGAAAGCTTTTGGATTATGGAGGCTTATGGGTAGATTATCAGTCTCAAAATACAAAACAGGCCTTTACTATAAGGCTTGTTTGTACAGCGGTTCTCCTGAATGGATTGTGGGCTGCGTTGAACCTCCTGCAACTTGCGGTTATCTTGTTGCTGCAATTTGCATTAACAAAGCCATCCTGAAAATTGACATCGCCGCTGATGGTGAAAATCCTGATATCATAAATCAATCCTTAATACAGACAGGAATCGGATTTGAAAAGCTTGGGATTTCGGATTTAGCTCAGAACAAGTATGAAATATGTTTACAATCCCCAACAGGCACCACAATTATCCCAGCAATCCAGCGTTCATCAGGACGTAACCCGCCGTTATCCTTACTGATCAATAAATTGTTTAAAAAAGAGCAAAATTACTATGCAGCTCTATTTGATGATTCTGAAACCTGGGAAAGCGGTGAAATCAATTATTCCAACCGCAAGGCTGTTTCAATCATATTGATCGATAAGACAAAGCAGAACATTAGAATTGAATTGGACATTTCCAGCCGTGTTTCTGATTTGATGCAGAGATCACTTATACAAGTGGGTGCAGGATTAAAATGTCTGGGCTTAAGTTCAGAAAGTATCGGGGATTTCAGTATCCATTTTCAGACTGTTACCGGCACTACCGCTATTCCAGTAATTAAAAAGGAAAGGAGAGGGGTTACAAAATTGTGGTCACTGTTCAGGCATCATTAGCAAAAGCCTCGAATAAACAAAGCATTTTTCAAACGATAATTTTATGTTATAAAACAGGACGATTACGGGTACAGGTACAGTTTAAAGAAAACAGTATCCTCTAATTGACAAGCTGTCATTTGACGAAAGACAACAGGTTCACTTAAAACTCTTTACAATCCGAAACTCTTCACCACAGCGGCAATCTCTCTCATTATTCCTATGCCGTCTTTGTTCTTGAGCACATTCCCGGTTACAATTATATCCGCTCCGGCTTCAAGTTTCTCCTTTGCAGTTGCAGCATCCCGGATTCCTCCACCCACAATAATGGGAATCTCCACCTGCGACCGCACAGCCCTGATCACCTCAGGCGGCACAGATTGAACCGCCCCGCTTCCTGCCTCCAGATACACCAGGCTCATGCCCATGTACTGAGCTGCAAGTGCGTGTGCTGCGGCTATTGCGGGCTTGTTTCTGGGAAGGGGTCTGGTGTTACTAATAAATTCAACAGAGCTTACCGAACCAGATTCCACCAGCATGTATGCGGTTGCAACAGGTTCAATACCGATCTCTCTTATCACCGGAGCAGCCTTGACATGCTCACCTATAAGGTTCATGGGATTTCGTCCCGAAACAAGAGATAGATACAGCAGCGCATCAGCAGCAGATGACAACTGGGTTGCATCTCCGGGAAAAAGAATCACCGGGATTGAAACGGCTTTTTTCAACGATGAAACAAATGCATCGAAATGGTTGGAGTAAAGAAGGCTTCCTCCGACCAGGATCGCATCAGCACCGCATTTCTGTGACTCCGCTGCCACCTCTGCCCCTTTCTCAACCGTAAAATCATCGGGATCCAGAAGCACCCAGTAGCACCGTCTCCCGCCGGAAAGCTTTTTCAGAATAGAGTCAAGGATCTCTCTTTTCATGCCGCAACTGCTTTCCCGGCAATTATCAATCTTGCCGCTTCCAGTGCATCATCGATTTTCATCGGGTCTTTTCCTCCAGCCTGGGCTCTCACCGGGCTTCCGCCCCCGCCCCCGCCGGCTTTCTGTGCCGCTGCTTTTACCAGTTCACCACAGTGAATACCGAACTTTTTAACTGCTGTCTGTCCGGCAGATGCGGAAAAGAGAGCTTTGTTGTCAACCACAGCCCCCATCACTATGACCATGTTATCAAGTCCCCTGGCCCTTATCTCATCGGAAATGAGGTCTGAGAGACGGCTGAATGATTCTTTATCAATTTGACCCAGATTACGCACGATCCAGAGAAATTCCCCTCCGTTTCTCCGCGCCTCCTCAAAGAGTTCCTCTGCTATTCCCGATGTCAGGCCGCTTGAAAG is a window of Fibrobacter sp. DNA encoding:
- a CDS encoding geranylgeranylglyceryl/heptaprenylglyceryl phosphate synthase, translated to MKREILDSILKKLSGGRRCYWVLLDPDDFTVEKGAEVAAESQKCGADAILVGGSLLYSNHFDAFVSSLKKAVSIPVILFPGDATQLSSAADALLYLSLVSGRNPMNLIGEHVKAAPVIREIGIEPVATAYMLVESGSVSSVEFISNTRPLPRNKPAIAAAHALAAQYMGMSLVYLEAGSGAVQSVPPEVIRAVRSQVEIPIIVGGGIRDAATAKEKLEAGADIIVTGNVLKNKDGIGIMREIAAVVKSFGL